Proteins encoded in a region of the Flavobacteriales bacterium genome:
- a CDS encoding 2-phosphosulfolactate phosphatase codes for MENRKKVEVCHTPSLYPQYKKENQIVVVIDVLRATSAMCAAFDNGVKKIIPVATIEEARGYQEEGYIVAAERKGQIVEGFNLGNSPYGFMTGEYKDQTIVITTTNGTRAFHTARDAEEVVIGSLLNLDALSQWLVEQDKDVLCLASGWKDKFCLEDTICAGAFVDNLIKSGKFTTDEDSSIAAKYLYLSAKDNYMAFLKASSHRRRLKALNLNEDIKYCLTPNQTNVIPIRKDNYLVLLK; via the coding sequence ATGGAGAATAGGAAGAAAGTAGAAGTGTGTCATACCCCAAGTTTGTATCCACAATACAAAAAAGAAAATCAAATTGTGGTGGTGATAGACGTGTTGAGGGCAACATCAGCAATGTGTGCAGCTTTTGATAATGGTGTAAAAAAAATAATTCCTGTAGCAACAATTGAGGAGGCTAGAGGATATCAAGAAGAGGGGTATATTGTAGCGGCAGAACGTAAAGGTCAGATTGTTGAGGGGTTTAACTTAGGGAATTCTCCTTACGGTTTTATGACTGGTGAATATAAAGATCAAACAATTGTGATCACAACTACGAATGGAACGCGTGCTTTTCATACAGCTAGAGATGCAGAAGAAGTCGTGATAGGGTCTTTGTTAAATTTAGACGCCTTGAGCCAGTGGTTGGTTGAACAAGATAAAGATGTACTATGTTTAGCATCTGGTTGGAAAGATAAGTTTTGTTTAGAAGATACAATTTGTGCAGGTGCTTTTGTAGATAACCTTATCAAAAGTGGGAAGTTTACTACAGATGAAGATTCATCTATAGCAGCTAAATACTTATACCTTTCTGCAAAAGATAACTATATGGCCTTTTTAAAAGCTTCTTCTCATAGAAGAAGACTAAAAGCATTAAATTTAAATGAGGATATTAAGTATTGCTTAACGCCTAATCAAACGAATGTCATACCAATTAGAAAAGATAATTACTTAGTATTATTAAAGTAA
- the gcvT gene encoding glycine cleavage system aminomethyltransferase GcvT, giving the protein MKTTALTQKHIDLGAKMVPFAGYDMPVQYEGVNVEHATVREGVGVFDVSHMGEFLLKGEKALDLIQKVTSNDASKLFDGRAQYSCMPNNDGGIVDDLLVYRISEKEYLLVVNASNIQKDWDWIASHNSFGVEMENISDSMSLLAVQGPKATETLQKLTDVNLAEVKYYHFTKGVFAGVDNVILSATGYTGSGGFELYIPNEVAEAVWDAVFEAGEEFGIKPIGLAARDTLRLEMGFCLYGNDIDDTTSPLEAGLGWITKFTKEFVNSEALKAQKEAGITKKLVGFELLERGIPRHDYAIVDEAGNTIGRVTSGTMAPSLKKAIGMGYVNKEFSTEGSTVYIQIRNKQIPASVVKFPFK; this is encoded by the coding sequence ATGAAGACAACAGCTTTAACGCAAAAACATATTGATTTAGGGGCTAAGATGGTCCCGTTTGCAGGATATGACATGCCTGTTCAATACGAAGGAGTAAATGTAGAGCATGCAACAGTAAGAGAAGGAGTAGGTGTGTTTGATGTATCTCATATGGGAGAGTTTTTATTAAAAGGAGAAAAAGCTTTAGATCTAATTCAAAAAGTAACGTCTAATGATGCTTCTAAATTATTTGACGGTAGAGCTCAGTACTCTTGTATGCCTAACAATGATGGAGGTATTGTTGATGATTTACTAGTTTATCGAATCTCTGAAAAAGAATACTTATTAGTTGTTAATGCTTCAAATATTCAGAAAGATTGGGATTGGATAGCTTCACATAATTCCTTTGGTGTTGAAATGGAAAATATTAGTGATTCCATGTCTTTGTTGGCGGTTCAAGGCCCTAAAGCAACAGAAACTTTACAAAAATTGACTGATGTTAACTTAGCTGAAGTTAAGTATTATCATTTTACAAAAGGAGTGTTTGCAGGAGTAGATAATGTCATTTTATCTGCAACAGGTTATACAGGATCAGGAGGTTTTGAATTGTATATTCCCAATGAGGTAGCTGAAGCTGTATGGGATGCTGTTTTTGAAGCAGGTGAGGAGTTTGGAATAAAGCCTATCGGTTTAGCTGCAAGAGATACCTTACGTTTAGAAATGGGATTCTGTTTATATGGAAATGATATAGATGATACAACTTCTCCACTAGAAGCTGGTTTAGGATGGATAACTAAGTTTACAAAAGAGTTTGTAAATTCAGAAGCTTTAAAAGCTCAAAAAGAAGCCGGAATAACTAAAAAGTTAGTAGGATTTGAGTTACTAGAAAGAGGGATTCCTAGACACGACTATGCAATTGTAGATGAAGCTGGAAATACTATTGGTAGAGTAACTTCTGGAACGATGGCTCCATCTTTGAAAAAAGCAATTGGAATGGGGTATGTAAATAAAGAATTTTCAACAGAAGGGTCAACAGTATATATTCAAATTAGAAATAAACAAATACCTGCATCAGTAGTAAAGTTTCCTTTTAAATAG
- a CDS encoding LysM peptidoglycan-binding domain-containing protein: protein MKQIITIIAVVVASTLFAQIGKVPVVTHNGVKCYEHTVEKKQTAYGISRMYKVDINQLYELNPTAQSGLSIGQKIYLPLPESEQTTVVVPQTRGESIQQEGLAANENQLVHTVQKGETLWSIARKYGVNPKDVTDANLEKGNNLSIGDQIIIPISDAVKKDETTPIVDVPVNPLENPEDSIILHKVKKGETMYGIANQYGVTQQAILAANDNLVDGLKKGMKIRIPLKRKVILKPRIEEVIVADTNKVDSIVELITADSRQEQVYDVAILLPFELAENARRMAKCPPFGECLTYANTFRALNFHHGMLLAIDSLKQAGVNLNVRVYDTKADTATVNKILRKAEFKEVDLIIGPIYVKEIKIVTKYAKRNKIQMVCPVPVSNKALFQNPYVSKLTASKYTQVEYLARYIAEHHHQENIILVRNKYNKTDEVYFQLFKKLYAKEVVKYDARSSDSVKVAIGVGKSSKLIYVQQHMVADKKNIIVDLSTNLGHVSNLITKLTTTMNSNPYNRYEIALFGMEDWQTFETVDEKYKNRYNLSIVAPGFLDFKSPESIAFIQKYRAKYGTDPDKFSFIGFDAAFTNIKGLFLYGTEYAKYYDQLKTKGYYNTSDYHSAEEGSGFENKNVSIIEYNNYHLRKVN from the coding sequence ATGAAACAGATTATAACAATAATAGCAGTTGTAGTAGCTTCGACTTTGTTTGCTCAAATAGGTAAAGTTCCTGTTGTTACGCATAATGGAGTGAAGTGTTATGAACATACTGTAGAAAAGAAACAGACAGCATACGGTATAAGTCGTATGTATAAAGTTGATATTAACCAACTATATGAACTTAATCCAACAGCTCAGTCAGGGTTAAGCATCGGTCAAAAAATCTATTTACCATTACCTGAATCTGAACAAACTACCGTTGTGGTTCCTCAAACTAGAGGTGAGTCCATTCAACAAGAAGGTTTAGCAGCCAATGAAAACCAATTGGTTCATACAGTTCAAAAAGGAGAAACGTTATGGTCAATAGCAAGAAAATATGGGGTTAATCCTAAAGATGTAACAGATGCAAACCTAGAAAAAGGAAATAATTTAAGTATAGGAGATCAAATTATTATTCCAATTTCTGACGCTGTTAAGAAAGATGAAACCACTCCAATTGTTGATGTTCCTGTAAATCCATTGGAAAACCCAGAGGATAGTATCATTTTACATAAAGTTAAAAAAGGAGAAACAATGTATGGTATTGCCAATCAATACGGAGTAACTCAACAAGCAATTTTAGCTGCTAACGATAACCTTGTTGATGGGCTAAAAAAGGGAATGAAGATTAGAATTCCATTAAAAAGGAAAGTTATTCTAAAGCCAAGAATAGAAGAAGTTATTGTAGCCGATACCAACAAAGTAGATTCTATAGTAGAGTTAATTACAGCAGATTCAAGACAAGAGCAAGTGTATGATGTTGCTATATTATTGCCCTTTGAATTAGCCGAAAATGCTAGAAGAATGGCTAAATGCCCTCCTTTTGGTGAGTGTCTAACTTATGCCAATACATTTAGAGCGTTAAATTTTCACCATGGAATGCTATTGGCAATAGATTCTTTAAAGCAAGCAGGTGTTAATCTGAATGTTAGGGTTTATGATACGAAAGCTGATACTGCTACAGTCAATAAAATATTAAGGAAAGCAGAGTTTAAGGAGGTTGATTTAATTATTGGTCCTATTTACGTTAAAGAAATAAAGATCGTGACTAAATACGCTAAACGAAATAAGATACAAATGGTTTGTCCAGTACCAGTATCAAATAAAGCATTATTCCAAAATCCTTATGTATCAAAATTAACAGCTTCTAAATATACTCAAGTAGAATACTTGGCACGATATATTGCAGAGCACCATCACCAAGAAAACATCATTTTAGTACGTAATAAGTACAACAAAACAGATGAGGTATATTTTCAATTATTTAAAAAATTGTATGCCAAAGAAGTGGTAAAATATGATGCAAGAAGTTCAGATTCTGTAAAAGTAGCGATTGGCGTTGGAAAATCATCGAAGTTGATTTATGTTCAACAGCACATGGTTGCGGATAAGAAAAATATAATTGTAGATTTATCGACTAATCTAGGTCATGTTAGCAACTTGATTACTAAATTAACTACTACAATGAATTCAAATCCATATAATCGTTATGAAATTGCATTATTTGGTATGGAGGATTGGCAAACTTTTGAGACGGTAGATGAGAAGTATAAAAACCGATATAATTTAAGTATTGTAGCTCCAGGTTTCCTTGACTTTAAGTCACCAGAATCGATTGCTTTCATTCAAAAGTATAGAGCAAAATATGGAACAGATCCTGATAAATTTTCTTTTATAGGGTTTGATGCAGCTTTTACGAATATTAAAGGCCTCTTTTTGTATGGGACAGAGTATGCTAAGTATTATGATCAACTCAAAACCAAAGGATATTACAACACTAGTGATTATCACTCAGCAGAAGAGGGTAGTGGATTCGAAAACAAAAATGTTTCGATTATAGAATATAATAATTATCATTTAAGAAAGGTAAATTAA
- the guaA gene encoding glutamine-hydrolyzing GMP synthase produces the protein MEEMVLVLDFGSQYTQLIARRIRELNVYCEIHPWNKIPEITANVKAVILSGSPFSVRDEQAPQPDLSQIKGKLPLLGVCFGAQYLANQFGGEVLPSKIREYGRANLTYVNESFPLTKAIPNHSQVWMSHGDTIATIPDNYEIICSTADVKVAGYHIKGEQTYGIQFHPEVYHSTDGATLLKNFIVDIAGFSQSWTPDSFVEQTVAELKEKLGNDKVVLGLSGGVDSSVAAMLLNKAIGQNLYCIFVDNGLLRKNEFEEVLENYKGLGLNVKGVDAKDDFYAELKGLTDPEAKRKAIGKVFVDTFDKEAHLIENVTWLAQGTIYPDVIESVSATGGPSATIKSHHNVGGLPDYMKLKIVEPLRSLFKDEVRRVGRSMGMPQELLGRHPFPGPGLGIRILGDVTAEKVRILQEVDHIFISGLKREGLYDQVWQAGSILLPVQSVGVMGDERTYENAVALRAVTSTDGMTADWSHLPYEFLAKVSNDIINKVKGINRVTYDISSKPPATIEWE, from the coding sequence ATGGAAGAAATGGTACTGGTTTTAGATTTTGGTTCTCAATATACACAGCTTATAGCCCGTAGAATCAGAGAGTTAAATGTTTATTGTGAAATTCATCCTTGGAATAAAATTCCTGAAATAACAGCCAATGTCAAAGCGGTGATTTTATCAGGAAGTCCATTTAGTGTGAGAGATGAGCAAGCCCCTCAACCTGATTTATCTCAAATTAAAGGAAAATTACCATTACTTGGAGTTTGTTTTGGAGCACAATATTTAGCGAATCAATTTGGTGGAGAAGTTTTACCATCTAAGATTAGAGAATATGGAAGAGCGAACTTAACTTATGTCAACGAAAGCTTTCCATTAACCAAAGCCATACCTAATCATTCACAAGTATGGATGAGCCATGGAGACACTATAGCTACTATTCCTGATAATTATGAAATTATTTGTAGTACAGCTGATGTTAAGGTTGCAGGTTATCATATCAAAGGAGAGCAAACCTATGGAATACAATTTCATCCAGAAGTTTATCACAGTACAGACGGTGCAACTTTATTAAAGAATTTTATTGTAGATATAGCAGGCTTTTCTCAAAGTTGGACGCCAGATTCATTTGTTGAGCAAACAGTAGCAGAGTTAAAAGAAAAATTGGGGAATGATAAAGTAGTTTTAGGATTATCAGGAGGTGTTGACTCTTCTGTAGCAGCAATGTTATTGAATAAAGCAATAGGACAAAACCTTTACTGCATCTTTGTGGACAATGGATTACTTCGTAAAAATGAATTTGAAGAAGTGTTAGAAAATTACAAAGGATTAGGTCTTAATGTAAAGGGGGTTGATGCTAAAGATGATTTTTATGCTGAGCTCAAAGGATTAACAGATCCAGAAGCTAAACGTAAAGCAATAGGAAAAGTTTTTGTAGATACTTTCGATAAAGAAGCGCATTTAATAGAAAATGTTACTTGGCTAGCACAAGGTACAATCTATCCAGATGTGATTGAGTCTGTTTCTGCAACAGGCGGACCATCTGCTACAATAAAATCCCACCATAATGTTGGAGGTCTTCCTGACTATATGAAATTAAAAATCGTAGAACCTTTACGTTCTTTATTTAAAGATGAAGTACGTAGAGTAGGACGTTCTATGGGGATGCCACAAGAGTTGTTAGGGCGTCATCCATTCCCAGGTCCAGGCCTTGGAATTCGTATCTTAGGAGATGTAACTGCAGAAAAGGTACGTATTTTGCAAGAGGTAGATCATATCTTTATTAGTGGATTAAAAAGAGAAGGTTTATATGATCAAGTTTGGCAAGCTGGAAGTATCTTGTTGCCTGTTCAGTCTGTAGGTGTCATGGGAGATGAACGAACTTATGAAAATGCTGTGGCTTTGCGAGCTGTAACGTCTACAGATGGAATGACAGCCGATTGGAGCCATTTACCTTACGAGTTTTTGGCAAAGGTATCGAACGACATCATTAACAAAGTAAAAGGAATAAATAGAGTAACATACGATATTAGTTCGAAACCTCCTGCAACAATAGAGTGGGAATAA
- a CDS encoding YdeI/OmpD-associated family protein, with translation MKPTFFKSQTAFRAWLAQFHQTEKELIVGFYKVKSGKQKMTWSQSVDQALCYGWIDGIRRTIDEESYQIRFTPRRKNSVWSKVNLKKVEELTQKGLMQPAGLKSYEYRNSNKANVYAFEQEKLQFSQEYLTVFQEHKKAWDYFQNLAPSYKKNSIYWVMTAKRAETQQKRLKKLIEDSEKGTNQWKHNKYKKK, from the coding sequence ATGAAGCCAACGTTTTTTAAATCTCAAACAGCTTTTAGAGCGTGGTTAGCTCAATTTCATCAAACCGAAAAAGAGTTAATTGTTGGCTTTTATAAAGTCAAAAGTGGAAAGCAGAAGATGACTTGGTCTCAATCAGTTGATCAAGCGCTGTGTTATGGATGGATAGACGGAATTCGAAGAACAATAGATGAAGAAAGTTATCAAATTAGGTTTACCCCTCGTAGAAAAAATAGTGTTTGGAGTAAAGTTAATCTAAAAAAAGTGGAAGAGTTAACCCAAAAAGGGTTAATGCAACCAGCTGGATTAAAGAGCTATGAATATAGAAATTCCAATAAAGCTAATGTTTATGCTTTTGAACAGGAAAAATTGCAGTTTTCACAAGAGTATTTAACAGTATTTCAAGAGCATAAAAAAGCTTGGGATTACTTTCAAAATTTAGCGCCATCTTATAAGAAGAATTCAATCTATTGGGTGATGACGGCAAAAAGGGCTGAAACACAACAGAAAAGGTTAAAAAAGTTGATAGAAGATAGTGAGAAAGGTACTAACCAATGGAAACACAATAAGTATAAAAAGAAATAA
- the arsS gene encoding arsenosugar biosynthesis radical SAM protein ArsS (Some members of this family are selenoproteins.) — protein MATKSLKAQQNKIAIAQEQLKVLNSTPFSNGVLPTFQQKLAEGNQFPLTLKKLDIFQVNIGYMCNQVCEHCHVDAGPDRKEIMTIETMQQCLDAIKISGASTVDITGGAPEMNPNFRWFIEEINKLGVEDIIVRSNLTIIVANKKYYDLPEFFKANNVHVISSLPCYTKENVDKQRGKGVFADSIKALKMLNDVGYGIEGTGLKLDLVYNPGGPSLPGSQEGLQADYKRELKELFGIEFNYLFTITNLPISRFLDFLMASERYEEYMEKLVTNFNPYAVDGVMCRETISVSWDGYIYDCDFNQMLALKVASKSNHIRDFSLAELAKRDIIISQHCYGCTAGAGSSCQGVTV, from the coding sequence ATGGCAACGAAATCGTTAAAGGCGCAACAAAATAAAATTGCAATAGCACAAGAGCAATTAAAAGTGTTAAATAGCACTCCATTTTCTAATGGAGTATTACCAACATTTCAGCAAAAATTAGCAGAAGGAAACCAGTTTCCATTAACATTAAAAAAATTAGATATATTCCAAGTTAATATAGGGTATATGTGTAATCAAGTATGTGAACATTGTCATGTAGATGCAGGACCTGATCGTAAAGAAATAATGACTATTGAAACCATGCAGCAATGTTTGGATGCGATTAAAATATCTGGCGCATCTACTGTTGATATAACTGGTGGAGCGCCCGAAATGAATCCTAACTTTAGATGGTTTATTGAAGAGATTAACAAATTGGGGGTCGAAGATATCATTGTACGTTCAAACTTAACGATTATTGTAGCCAACAAAAAATACTACGACTTACCAGAATTTTTTAAAGCTAACAATGTTCATGTAATTTCTTCTTTACCATGTTATACCAAAGAGAATGTAGATAAACAAAGAGGAAAAGGTGTTTTTGCAGATTCAATTAAAGCTTTAAAGATGCTTAATGATGTGGGGTACGGAATAGAAGGTACAGGATTAAAATTAGACTTAGTGTACAACCCAGGAGGTCCTTCTTTACCAGGGAGCCAAGAAGGATTACAAGCTGACTATAAAAGAGAATTGAAAGAATTGTTTGGAATAGAATTTAACTATTTGTTTACGATTACTAATTTACCAATTAGTCGTTTTTTAGACTTCTTAATGGCTAGCGAACGTTACGAAGAGTATATGGAAAAGTTAGTCACTAATTTTAATCCTTATGCTGTTGATGGAGTAATGTGTAGAGAAACAATTTCTGTAAGTTGGGACGGCTATATCTATGATTGTGACTTTAATCAAATGTTAGCGTTAAAAGTCGCTTCTAAGAGTAATCATATTCGTGATTTTAGTTTAGCAGAGTTGGCAAAAAGAGATATTATTATCTCACAACATTGTTATGGCTGTACAGCAGGAGCTGGGAGTAGTTGCCAAGGTGTTACTGTTTGA
- a CDS encoding zinc-dependent peptidase — protein MLYQSLIEQVSDDHLLADCWFSKEDHIKQVSVNQKDIDWIIGLMEKDPYYQELNPALKKNIKPLVLRIEQSVVMVHSTRKDLPPPFRLYLAYQLSKALIARTDFPLSFINSIVIYSGVKLRKQFSEAGLVDARGPMSLLFLTRKMEEILGYNLQLINNFYLSSSIRSVELLKFFKKWEGNIHFISKILSDNEATIKPTVILKKIAPFEKEINQHKTTYLNFIERTSLKETDKNNCIELYNYLTTLYSYFINRQEQLTYKNQTSIHLSWFHLISSYKTLQSELMIHEFAHVLDYYSTGLDGLAISNKQQQEIWKNNYREEEAKGNASIISEYGLSNPYEFFAVSSELFFTEQDRLKQHLPQLFSSLQKIYGYMPPNQKKLTTWQYYKLLFFSKVSLFKLP, from the coding sequence ATGTTATACCAGTCTCTTATCGAACAAGTCAGTGATGATCACCTCTTAGCTGATTGTTGGTTTTCAAAAGAGGATCACATAAAACAAGTATCGGTCAACCAAAAGGATATTGATTGGATAATTGGCCTTATGGAAAAAGATCCTTATTATCAAGAGCTCAATCCTGCTCTCAAAAAAAATATTAAACCGCTGGTTTTAAGAATAGAACAGTCTGTTGTGATGGTTCACTCGACTCGTAAAGACTTACCTCCTCCTTTTAGATTATATCTCGCTTATCAACTTTCTAAGGCCCTCATTGCTCGTACTGACTTTCCTTTGAGTTTTATTAATTCTATTGTTATTTATTCAGGAGTAAAACTTCGTAAGCAATTTTCTGAAGCTGGATTAGTCGATGCAAGAGGTCCGATGAGCCTCCTATTTTTAACTCGAAAAATGGAAGAAATTTTAGGCTACAACCTCCAGCTTATCAATAATTTTTATCTCAGTAGTTCTATTCGATCTGTTGAGCTTTTAAAATTTTTCAAAAAATGGGAAGGAAACATTCATTTTATATCAAAAATTTTATCTGATAATGAAGCGACTATTAAACCAACTGTTATTCTCAAAAAAATTGCTCCTTTTGAAAAAGAAATAAATCAACATAAAACTACCTATCTAAATTTCATTGAACGAACCAGTTTAAAGGAAACTGATAAAAATAATTGTATTGAACTGTATAACTATTTAACGACACTTTATTCTTATTTTATCAATAGACAAGAGCAACTAACCTATAAAAATCAAACGAGTATTCACCTATCGTGGTTTCACTTAATTTCCTCTTATAAAACACTCCAATCTGAGTTAATGATTCACGAATTTGCACATGTTCTTGATTATTATTCAACTGGTTTAGACGGTTTAGCCATTTCGAATAAACAACAACAAGAAATTTGGAAAAACAACTATAGAGAAGAAGAAGCTAAAGGAAACGCTTCGATTATCAGCGAATATGGATTAAGTAATCCCTACGAATTTTTTGCGGTTTCTTCTGAATTATTTTTTACAGAACAAGACCGTTTAAAACAGCATTTACCTCAATTGTTTTCTTCTCTTCAAAAGATATATGGTTATATGCCTCCCAATCAAAAAAAATTAACAACATGGCAATACTATAAATTATTGTTCTTTTCTAAAGTTAGCCTTTTTAAACTTCCTTAA
- the aroQ gene encoding type II 3-dehydroquinate dehydratase — MKRILILNGPNLNLLGTREQDIYGNESFDTFYNQLKIQYSNIDLYYFQSNVEGELINKLHEIGFDYDGIIFNAGGYTHTSVAIADAIAGIKTPVIEVHISNVYARETYRHTSLMAKNCQGVITGFGLTSYQLALNYLIDEMV; from the coding sequence ATGAAACGAATTTTAATCTTAAATGGACCTAATCTTAACTTATTAGGAACTAGAGAACAAGATATCTATGGGAATGAATCATTTGATACCTTTTATAATCAACTGAAAATTCAATATTCCAACATTGACCTCTACTATTTTCAAAGTAATGTAGAAGGAGAACTGATTAATAAACTACATGAAATTGGTTTTGATTACGACGGTATTATTTTTAATGCTGGTGGATACACCCATACTTCTGTTGCTATTGCTGATGCTATTGCTGGAATTAAAACACCAGTAATTGAAGTTCATATTAGTAATGTATATGCGCGCGAAACCTACAGACACACCTCGTTAATGGCTAAAAATTGTCAAGGTGTAATTACTGGTTTCGGGCTTACTTCTTATCAATTGGCTTTAAACTACTTAATTGATGAAATGGTTTAA
- a CDS encoding DUF2490 domain-containing protein, translated as MKWFKKLFYLLFIFFYSLSFSLAQGKIVDQQELAWNNFSLTKKIDSHISLRGELSIRRANFYKNWQQFLMRGMFYYHLKPQLKLGIGSSYIQTFPYGKQPILTSRTDLNLFEQLLYQNKLQQLSLTHNFRLEHFFREQFAADDHGHIYKTGMKNFSKVRYQFTVKYPIHIFKNKDKVYLKLFDELHFSTTNQLKNPYFQQNRYYIGLGYRQQHLNFTIGYKNQRIYKSDKIRIENNRMLDIGINYTL; from the coding sequence ATGAAATGGTTTAAAAAGTTATTTTATCTACTTTTTATATTTTTCTATTCCCTCTCTTTTTCACTTGCTCAAGGCAAAATTGTTGATCAGCAAGAATTAGCTTGGAATAACTTTTCTCTTACAAAAAAGATTGACTCACACATTTCTCTTAGAGGAGAACTTAGTATTAGACGAGCTAATTTTTACAAAAATTGGCAACAATTTTTAATGAGAGGAATGTTTTATTATCATCTAAAACCTCAACTAAAATTGGGGATTGGGAGTTCTTATATTCAGACATTTCCCTATGGAAAACAGCCCATTTTAACTTCGAGAACTGACCTTAACCTTTTTGAGCAACTCCTTTACCAAAATAAACTACAACAACTTTCGTTAACACACAATTTTAGACTGGAGCATTTCTTTAGAGAACAATTTGCGGCTGATGACCATGGTCATATTTATAAAACTGGAATGAAAAACTTTTCTAAAGTTCGTTATCAATTCACAGTAAAGTATCCTATCCATATTTTTAAAAATAAAGATAAGGTCTACTTAAAACTTTTTGATGAGCTTCATTTTTCAACCACGAATCAATTGAAAAACCCATACTTCCAACAGAATCGTTATTATATTGGATTGGGGTATCGACAACAACATTTGAATTTTACTATTGGTTATAAAAATCAGCGGATTTATAAATCAGATAAAATACGAATAGAAAATAATCGTATGCTTGATATAGGCATCAACTATACCTTATAA
- a CDS encoding o-succinylbenzoate synthase, which produces MQLSYQPYTLKFKQPSGTSRGILKEKKIWIISAWDSELPDVVGTGECNPLVGLSVDDVPDYEEKLAHVCTDFSQYEENLYEYLIDFPSIYFGIEMALLDLKRGGKKVYFNTPLIKFKQPIKINGLIWMGSHEFMYQQIQQKLEAGFSCIKLKIGAIDFQQELRLLASIREKYNEEELELRVDANGAFSPEEALEKLEQLNEFGLHSIEQPIRAGQYKEMASLCRTTPFPIALDEELIGIKTIERKRALLEEIMPQYIILKPSLIGGFKGTMEWISVAGELGIPWWITSALESNIGLNAIAQFTSTLYNPLPQGLGTGQLYTNNIDSPLEINGEWLTYKV; this is translated from the coding sequence ATTCAACTGTCTTATCAGCCTTATACTTTAAAATTTAAACAACCTAGTGGAACTTCGAGAGGAATATTAAAAGAAAAAAAAATCTGGATTATTTCTGCTTGGGATTCTGAATTACCTGATGTTGTAGGAACTGGGGAGTGTAATCCTTTAGTTGGTTTAAGTGTTGATGATGTTCCTGATTATGAAGAAAAATTAGCTCATGTATGTACTGATTTTTCTCAATATGAAGAGAATTTATATGAATATTTAATTGATTTTCCCTCAATTTATTTCGGAATAGAAATGGCTTTATTGGATCTGAAAAGAGGAGGAAAGAAAGTTTATTTTAATACTCCATTGATAAAGTTTAAACAACCCATTAAAATTAATGGATTAATTTGGATGGGGAGCCATGAATTTATGTATCAACAAATTCAACAGAAACTAGAAGCTGGTTTTAGTTGTATAAAATTGAAAATAGGGGCAATAGATTTTCAACAAGAGTTAAGGTTATTGGCCTCAATTCGTGAAAAATATAATGAAGAAGAACTTGAGTTAAGAGTTGATGCAAATGGAGCTTTTTCTCCCGAAGAGGCTTTAGAGAAGTTAGAACAACTCAATGAGTTCGGTCTACACAGTATAGAACAACCAATTCGGGCGGGTCAATACAAAGAAATGGCAAGTTTATGTAGAACCACTCCTTTTCCTATAGCATTGGATGAAGAATTGATTGGAATAAAAACGATTGAAAGAAAAAGAGCATTGTTAGAAGAAATAATGCCTCAATACATTATTTTAAAACCATCGCTAATAGGAGGTTTTAAAGGAACAATGGAATGGATAAGCGTAGCAGGTGAATTGGGAATTCCTTGGTGGATTACATCAGCATTGGAATCGAACATTGGGTTAAATGCAATTGCTCAGTTTACAAGTACACTGTACAATCCTTTACCACAAGGATTAGGAACAGGACAATTATATACCAACAATATCGATTCTCCTCTGGAAATCAATGGAGAGTGGTTAACTTATAAGGTATAG